GCACGCGATCAAGCGCGTCGGCCCAAGTCACTGGCGTGACCGTCATCGGCCCACCTCCTCAGCATCTGCCCTGTCGTCCTCGGCAAGGGCGTGCGACACGAGGTCCAGTCCCGCGGTGATCAGAAGGCTGCATTGCAGGGAGGATTCGTGCTGCGTCGCAGCTTCCAGTACAGCCCCAAGCTGCTGGAGGGCGACGCGCAGTTCGCCATGCTGCCACATGTAGGAGGGCTCGCGGGTCGGCGCGACATCTTGCGGTTTATCACGCCCGGTCAGGAAGGGTTGTGCCTCATCGAAGAGCGCGCGGGTGACGTCGTCATTGACGTCTTTCCGATCCCAGCGGTCACCGTCTTCTGTCATGAAGGCCGTGAGCAGCTTGAGGATCATTTGGGCCGGCGTCGCCGCAGGGACGGCCAGCAACGCACGCTCGACTGCAATTTCCGCCTGGCAGAATAGAGCAGCGGCGTCATCCGATGGTGCATTGCCCAGCGCCGCACGCACCGAGTCGATCGCGCGCTCTGCGGCGTCCCACGCAAGCCTATTGTTCGGGTTGATGCGCTGCGCAGCAGACGCAAGGTTGTCGTATCCGCGGACGCGTGGCGCGCCGCGGTTGATGTTGCCTTCACAGGCCATGGTCATACTCCCCAGCAATGTGAGGCGAGACCGGCGGAGGCTGGAGCCAGCTACTTAGGCGCGCAGCGCGGCGGTCAGGCCGTCTGTCAGCAGGGACCGGAGCGGCGCCTTAGCGGGCGCACCAGATCAACTGATGCGCCCATGATGGGTGTGCCATAAAACACTGTCAAGAGGCATCGTGTGCCGTGGCACACGATTTTAGTTCACACCTTGCGGCCGATCCATATGACCCGCCCCGCGATGAAGAGGTCTTCCGCGTCGACGTCCTCGGGAGGTATGGCGGTGTTGTCAGAGAGAACCCTGACCCGGCCCGGGCCAACTGTCCGCAAGCGCTTGATCATTGACGCGCCATAAATGCTGATCGCCCAAATCCGATCCTGCATGTTCAGGTAACGCTGGGTGGTGTCGATCATCACTTGATCGCCGTTGATCAAAGTAGGGAACATGCTGTCGCCATCGCCACGAGCAACATAAAGGCGATCGGCAGGAGCGCGCGTAAGGGTCCGGAGGAAGCCGGGATCAAACAGCACCGGCAGTTCGTCGGGGAAATCCTCAAGCTCTTTGCCGGTGCCCATTGCATAAGCCAGATCGACTTGACGGATCGCGACCGCGCCGTCGTCCCGCGACGCCGATAATAGCGGCGGCTGGTCAGGCTCCTCACCGCTGGGCCGAGCAGTCTTGAACGCGTCCGGAAGTAGATCCGCGACGGACAGATCAAGCGCCTTCGCCAACCTCTCGACAGTGCTCAACCTCACGTCCTTCGTCATCCCCTGGATGATGTCGCGAACAACGGTTTCTCCGACCCCCGCCGTCTTGGCGAGCGCTTTGGGGGTGACGTTACGAAACTCGATTGCCTTTGAAAGGCGCGCGCGGAGGATCTCGATCGTGGCTTCAGATGTCATGCTGCCGTTTCCCATTTCCGTGACTTGAGTGCTAGATGGTGACGCGGCACACCGCGCCGCTTGCAAATGTGCCATGGCACACCTAATATTCCGTTTATGGCTGACCCCCTCCTCGAAGAAATCGAAGCGTTCCTGCGCCTGACAGGGATGAGCCCGACCCGCTTCAGCATCCGCGCCACACGCGACCGGCATTTCGTTCGGCATCTGCGGAAGGGTAGGAATGTCTGGCCCGGCACGATGGATCGCGTGCGCGCCTTCATGCGCGGCTTCGATCCCGCGCAGGAGC
The window above is part of the Sphingomonas sanxanigenens DSM 19645 = NX02 genome. Proteins encoded here:
- a CDS encoding S24 family peptidase, whose product is MTSEATIEILRARLSKAIEFRNVTPKALAKTAGVGETVVRDIIQGMTKDVRLSTVERLAKALDLSVADLLPDAFKTARPSGEEPDQPPLLSASRDDGAVAIRQVDLAYAMGTGKELEDFPDELPVLFDPGFLRTLTRAPADRLYVARGDGDSMFPTLINGDQVMIDTTQRYLNMQDRIWAISIYGASMIKRLRTVGPGRVRVLSDNTAIPPEDVDAEDLFIAGRVIWIGRKV